A region from the Perca fluviatilis chromosome 16, GENO_Pfluv_1.0, whole genome shotgun sequence genome encodes:
- the LOC120544245 gene encoding uncharacterized protein LOC120544245, which yields MLAVSVDGNRKHYRFKSAARSEEQAIFDGVFIANDDDVGRFVDYVHTSTSHVSGRGVCGGQWSAARETSQKSSGKTDEEGLELAVCRHGVLLRALNMFRGEIFAYPLYLQKQMACKPVTFFAMDVACKYWPYLRRVTEKCPELQQLLTMRPFLSVFHAKAHDFKCEVKWSGAYQEGAGSTLGEEVEQCNAFLSRIAVTTKHMSKAGRIDMLTVMAMRWNKQKFDNLASTLARRYRKATVALQCQLHNLEAMKTEMDITDNQLESWIIDINEWAEATTSPNDADVAAVASRIEELVASVKRRSQRLYKDHDGCKGRARIRRKIREEKQNLNSVVDKYNTLVPNAEKLTLDTILSDEIVWPWQLTHGDLRTKRKAFDTVMAVRRLEEEKRILIAEMNKHWKSLCTRVDTLKQMSSQLSNVTSGETWGLLQDGIQGLQSLTMKNKQANNSMAKHAKNCYVQVLTETEIYFDNDSEEYHTSSDSEQD from the exons ATGCTTGCAGTATCTGTTGATGGAAACCGCAAGCACTACAGATTCAAGAGTGCAGCAAG ATCGGAGGAACAAGCCATCTTTGATGGCGTGTTCATCGCGAATGATGACGACGTTGGAAGATTTGTTGACTACGTCCATACCTCAACCAGTCAT GTCTCTGGAAGAGGTGTCTGTGGAGGGCAGTGGTCAGCTGCGCGTGAAACATCTCAGAAGTCGTCAGGAAAAACCGATGAGGAGGGCCTGGAACTTGCTGTGTGCCGTCATGGGGTTCTCCTTCGTGCCCTCAATATGTTCAGGGGGGAGATTTTTGCCTACCCCCTGTACCTCCAAAAGCAAATGGCCTGTAAGCCAGTGACATTTTTTGCTATGGATGTGGCATGCAAGTACTGGCCTTACCTCCGGAGAGTGACAGAGAAATGCCCTGAGCTTCAGCAGCTCCTCACCATGAGgccatttctttctgtttttcatgCCAAAGCTCACGATTTCAAATGTgag GTAAAATGGAGTGGAGCGTATCAGGAAGGGGCTGGTTCGACTCTTGGGGAAGAGGTGGAGCAGTGCAATGCCTTCCTCTCGAGGATTGCTGTTACCACAAAGCACATGTCAAAAGCAG GACGCATAGACATGCTGACGGTCATGGCCATGCGCTGGaacaaacaaaagtttgacAACTTGGCTTCCACCCTTGCCCGCCGATATCGGAAG GCCACAGTAGCCCTGCAATGCCAGTTGCATAACCTGGAGGCCATGAAAACGGAAATGGACATCACAGACAATCAACTGGAAAGCTGGATCATTGATATCAATGAGTGGGCAGAAG CAACAACATCCCCAAATGATGCTGACGTTGCTGCTGTAGCCAGCCGAATTGAGGAGCTGGTGGCAAGTGTTAAGAGAAGGTCCCAGCGTCTTTATAAAGATCATGACGGATGCAAAGGACGTGCCCGGATCCGCCGAAAGATCAGGgaggaaaaacaaaatttaaattCTGTAGTGGACAAGTATAACACCTTGGTACCTAATGCAGAAAAACTGACCTTGGACACCATTCTATCTGATGAGATTGTTTGGCCATGGCAGCTTACACACGGTG ATCTAAGGACGAAAAGGAAGGCGTTTGACACAGTGATGGCAGTAAGGAGActtgaggaggagaagaggattCTTATTGCAGAGATGAACAAGCATTGGAAGTCTCTTTGCACCCGTGTAGACACACTGAAGCAGATGTCATCCCAGCTTTCTAATGTGACATCAG GTGAGACGTGGGGCCTGCTTCAAGATGGGATCCAAGGTCTACAGAGCTTGACGATGAAGAACAAGCAAGCAAACAACAGCATGGCAAAGCATGCAAAGAACTGTTATGTTCAAGTTCTGACTGAAACAGAAATTTACTTTGATAATGATTCTGAGGAATACCATACCAGTAGTGACTCTGAGCAAGATTAA
- the LOC120544244 gene encoding uncharacterized protein LOC120544244, with product MERVRNNYILPCLHDFLPTPGGASSGVGRPRVIIGTSGQYYILASRLTCKACRKYWHADKPQWLEKLPERFSNIVPAFLTHKKAICKSVMDEMRRSGRSPEDIAKQLTEALHLKYERAHLAYLLSVQNVRDAEAGFYGQRTITGLLRQADTPAPFGGYSDADGWCGVSISSHYLVDCLVREFQRQEQLLTLLLQGTFGQVLRSDHTRKVARKVVLSSGTMSSYAIMNENWMILSWVMLQSECDRSLYPLYEGLSRRYTAAGVRKASYQWVDRDCCAAFKVLDPGHQEHLLWDCWRTSEATVAKATSGNLANNSASRSKFNKDIAIKLDLFHCMRRFTRECVSEHHPLFSSFCQFLSAAFVVVDQRDLQRLTEAYTFCGISPANPTKQHIRDHCRTKVPQPRELLQRVEDVLHHFYLAKDANDVPLFKAPMLKLWRIQRVHILRGCLSDPDVGEGILYRYGGTLQLNYNKGAGATVPVWIPVRGTSQQEGFHFHQAQWVTGNRVSCELFQAQAMTGVVRWNFQRLVDLKKPGVELPAVFDPLLISGLNTASVKLTGQAKYPRLQNTNRDTGERFGLQFVEPGCRPVVLNWDKHKVQPNIPAAVAMETEDHCPAAVVDTDSQETSDEPVGAVPILSFQQGTETISQSQQSQQSQPPLIPAAARAKSETQSLMDTGVAPLFVSFLSPAAPWTNQDGRPCSSLGPQPVDRSHESGHRRASG from the exons ATGGAGAGGGTAAGGAACAATTACATCTTGCCCTGCCTTCATGATTTTCTTCCAACCCCCGGGGGGGCTTCTTCTGGCGTTGGAAGGCCAAGAGTTATCATTGGCACCAGCGGCCAGTACTATATTTTAGCCTCACGGCTCACCTGCAAGGCCTGTAGGAAGTACTGGCACGCTGACAAGCCCCAGTGGCTGGAGAAGCTACCAGAGCGCTTCAGCAACATTGTTCCGGCTTTCCTAACTCACAAAAAGGCCATCTGCAAGTCAGTAATGGATGAGATGAGGCGCAGCGGCAGATCACCGGAGGACATCGCTAAGCAGCTGACGGAGGCGCTCCACCTTAAATATGAGAGAGCCCACCTGGCCTACCTGCTCAGTGTGCAGAACGTCAGGGATGCTGAGGCAGGATTTTACGGCCAGAGAACCATCACTGGGCTtctcagacaggcagacactCCGGCTCCATTCGGTGGATACTCAGATGCTGACGGCTGGTGTGGAGTGTCTATTTCTTCTCACTACCTGGTCGACTGCCTGGTCCGTGAGTTTCAACGGCAGGAGCAGCTCCTCACTCTGTTGCTACAGGGGACCTTTGGACAAGTACTCAGGTCAGATCACACACGCAAAGTGGCTAGGAAGGTGGTGCTGTCATCCGGCACAATGTCTTCCTATGCCATAATGAATGAGAACTGGATGATCTTGAGCTGGGTGATGCTGCAGTCGGAGTGCGATCGGTCCCTCTATCCTCTGTATGAGGGGCTGTCTCGGCGCTACACTGCAGCTGGAGTGAGGAAGGCAAGCTACCAGTGGGTTGACAG gGACTGCTGTGCTGCCTTCAAGGTCCTGGACCCTGGTCATCAGGAGCACCTGCTGTGGGACTGCTGGAGGACATCAGAGGCCACCGTGGCGAAGGCGACCTCTGGCAACCTGGCCAACAACAGTGCCTCGAGGAGCAAGTTTAACAAAGACATTGCCATCAAGTTAGACTTGTTTCACTGCATGAGGCGCTTTACCAGGGAGTGTGTGTCTGAACATCACCCTCTGTTCAGCTCCTTCTGCCAGTTCCTCTCTGCAGCTTTTGTTGTGGTGGACCAGAGGGATCTACAAAGGCTCACAGAGGCATACACCTTCTGTGGAATCTCTCCTGCAAATCCGACAAAGCAGCACATAAGAGATCACTGCAGGACAAAGGTGCCACAGCCGAGGGAGCTGCTGCAGAGGGTTGAAGATGTGTTGCACCACTTCTACCTGGCAAAGGACGCCAATGATGTGCCCCTGTTTAAGGCGCCCATGCTGAAGTTGTGGAGGATCCAACGCGTCCACATCCTGAGAGGCTGCCTGAGCGACCCTGACGTCGGGGAGGGAATTCTCTACAGGTATGGTGGCACCTTGCAGCTCAACTACAACAAGGGTGCAGGAGCCACTGTACCTGTTTGGATTCCAGTGAGAGGCACCTCTCAGCAGGAGGGCTTCCACTTTCACCAAGCCCAGTGGGTGACAGGCAACCGGGTGTCCTGTGAACTTTTCCAGGCCCAGGCAATGACTGGAGTGGTGCGGTGGAACTTCCAGAGGCTGGTGGACCTGAAAAAGCCTGGTGTGGAGCTGCCAGCTGTGTTCGACCCCCTGTTAATTTCAGGACTGAACACAGCCTCTGTCAAGTTGACAGGCCAAGCAAAATATCCCAGGCTGCAAAATACAAACAGGGACACAGGGGAGAGATTTGGACTGCAGTTTGTGGAGCCAGGTTGTCGTCCTGTTGTGTTGAACTGGGACAAGCACAAGGTACAGCCCAACATCCCAGCTGCTGTAGCCATGGAGACAGAGGATCACTGCCCTGCTGCTGTGGTGGACACAGACTCTCAG GAGACCAGTGATGAGCCAGTTGGGGCGGTGCCCATCCTATCTTTCCAGCAGGGCACTGAAACCATTtcccaatcccagcagtcccagcAGTCCCAGCCACCCTTGATACCAGCTGCGGCCAGAGCCAAATCCGAGACTCAGTCTTTGATGGATACAG GGGTAGCACCGCTGTTTGTTTCCTTCCTCTCCCCGGCCGCGCCCTGGACCAATCAAGACGGGAGGCCTTGTTCAAGTCTTGGACCACAGCCGGTGGACAGAAGCCATGAGAGCGGCCATCGACGGGCTTCTGGTTAA